From Triplophysa dalaica isolate WHDGS20190420 chromosome 16, ASM1584641v1, whole genome shotgun sequence:
TCGAAGTTTTCCTCACTTTTGGTACTCATACATCATAAAGAAAGTAATCAGCCATTAAAGCCCTTTTTTCAGTCATGACACACAGCACAAGCACGCTGGAGGATGTCATGTAAGGGTTTCAGCACACGTATCAATGGGTTTCGGTCAGTGAACAGAAGGCGGGGTTCTCGTACGCAGTCCGCTAAGAATCATTAATGCAAATTAATCCGCGAGTCCCAACACTAGACACCCGAATGACCAATCAATATGGGCGGTGCGACACACCCAAGAAAGTGCCAGTTTGCCAACAGGTCTCACTTGAGTCGCTTTAAGACTGTGGGTATAAATCACGATGATGTCATTGCGCTAAATCACTGTTGTCCACACCGCACTCGCTCAGCTCTCTCCGTTGCGGTTTTGCGATACACCTGTGTTACTTCCGGAAGTAACTCGTGACGCTTTTTTTTCCACGAGCTGACGACAGGTGAGGAATTTTGGACAAGAATCCTGTCGGTCTTGAAATGTTAATCTGTCGCTATAATAACCGCGTCTCGTCCTCCGCGAACAGAAAGATCTCTACCTAGTTTCAGGACGATCTTCTTTTGGACGGTCCGTGTTCTTGCTTTGTTTCTCATTTGGGTCAATTGTTTTTCTAGACATGTCTCGCGGATCGGGAATTATTCCGGATGAGTCCATGTTCAATGAGTTTAAGAGACAGTGTTTGTCTACGGAAAACTGGCTCAGCAAGTATGATAAGAATGGGATGGAGGTTTGGGTCGAGGTGGCCCCAGTATCTTCTCAAGGGAACAAAGGCAACAACTCCAAAATCCACAAAATCAAGGTGAGCTAATGGTACAGGATTATACATGGATTGATCGAACTAGGATATATGTATGACAACTTGATCCAAACTAAGATGGTTGAATGGTTTATGTATTTAAAGTTGGACTCCAAGCATGGCAGGTGATCTCCAACTGGTTTACTGTAGTTAGACTGCCAACTGGTGTCTCAGCCTGAAAACCCCAAAGTCCCTAAAATGAAACAATGTATTTTGATAGTCTTTACATTGTTACATGTTGTCTTCCagtgtacattttttacttttcaacatttaaatagTGTCATTTACTGGTTTACCTTTTATTGTTGTGAGCATGGAAACTGGTGTGTTTGCGTGTTCACAGCGGTCATAACCACACTGATTCTGATATTGTTTCCCACACAGTGTAGAATAACCATAGACGATGTATCCGCTGCTACCATGTATGACGTGCTTCACGACAGCCTGTATCGCAAGACGTGGGACCCAACAATGCTGGAGAGTTTTGACATTGCTCGCTTGGGTGCCAATTCTGACGTGGGCTACTTTTCATGTAAGTTAAGACTCCGAGCTTATTCCTCTCAAGAATCactcaagattttttttttatataagtgCATGATCAGTCCAGTTGCTTTCTTGATTCCTTTGTCGTACTTTCAGTTGTGATACCAAACAGGCAAAGCTTAGAAAGTATCAGAAGCTTGTGGCGTGCCTTGAGGCTGTATTGTAGATAAGCTCTTGGGCCTGTAGAAAAGTAGTCAGCAGCATGGTAGCATTCCTCTTTCCTCAGACACGTAATGACCGTTCATTTATGGGCCGTCTGCTCGAGGGTCTGTTGAAGATGTTTGTTGACCTTTGCTCATGCGTTTTCTCACAGGGATGTGTCCAAAACCGCTGAAGAACAGGGATGTCGTGACCTTGCGGTCATGGCAGGCGTCCGAAGACGAGTATGTGATTTTTAACTTCTCAGTGAAGCATCCGGTACGTTTTTATTATCTTCCGTTATTCTCATGTGAATCATTTCTGAAttttatgacattgttttattgcATACACATAAAGCTAACAATCATTCATTTTGGCTTGAAGGTGCTGTTTGTAATTTATGGaagatttattgacagaaatgcaatataatatatataacttgGTCTTCATAGGTGTTTATAGTCGCTACATAATGAAGCGTATTGTTTTTAGTTTAGAATGAGCTGCAGATCCCCTAgtatggaattcaccatgttttcCCAACAGTAGTCCTAAACAGACGAAACTgatgcaaataaatattttatctcaTTCGGCAAATAAGCGAAAATGTGAACCACTTAAATTCTATGTCAGCCACCTCAGTGCTTCGAaagaggggg
This genomic window contains:
- the stard14 gene encoding START domain containing 14: MSRGSGIIPDESMFNEFKRQCLSTENWLSKYDKNGMEVWVEVAPVSSQGNKGNNSKIHKIKCRITIDDVSAATMYDVLHDSLYRKTWDPTMLESFDIARLGANSDVGYFSWMCPKPLKNRDVVTLRSWQASEDEYVIFNFSVKHPNYPPRKDLVRAVSLLTGYLIKPTGKNSCVFTYLSQADPRGSLPRWVVNKASQVLAPKVLRSVYMAGQKYPAWKAEHNPDYKPWLYPIQSELAMMDPAKLSIQRGDSLENVDESTSRDTQENEDSS